The following are encoded in a window of Gramella sp. MT6 genomic DNA:
- a CDS encoding HAD family phosphatase, translating into MIKAIIFDFGDVFINLDKDGTNRKLREMNVEDLPEAISAKNREYEQGFVTSDEISEHYRTHFPQIEKEDFLDSWNSILLEFPEYRLKFIQKLSEEKDFKLILLSNTNENHIEHIKNKVPFYEEFKSCFDAFYLSYEIGMRKPNPDIFEFVLDENELEPEECLFIDDTPENIETASRLGFHTWNIEPTHEDIIDLFTTKKDLF; encoded by the coding sequence ATGATCAAAGCGATAATATTTGATTTTGGAGATGTTTTTATCAACCTGGATAAGGACGGCACCAATAGAAAGTTAAGAGAAATGAATGTGGAGGACCTTCCTGAAGCAATCTCGGCTAAAAACCGCGAATACGAGCAGGGATTTGTAACCTCAGATGAGATCTCAGAACATTACAGAACACATTTTCCTCAAATAGAAAAAGAAGACTTCCTCGATTCCTGGAATTCAATTTTACTGGAGTTTCCGGAATATAGATTGAAATTTATCCAGAAGCTTTCAGAAGAAAAGGATTTCAAACTCATTTTGCTCAGCAATACCAATGAGAATCATATTGAACACATAAAAAATAAAGTCCCTTTTTATGAAGAATTTAAAAGCTGTTTTGATGCATTTTACCTTTCCTATGAAATAGGAATGCGCAAGCCAAATCCAGATATTTTTGAATTTGTCCTTGATGAAAATGAACTGGAACCTGAAGAATGTCTATTTATAGATGATACTCCAGAGAATATTGAAACAGCTTCCAGATTAGGTTTTCACACCTGGAATATTGAACCAACTCACGAAGATATTATCGACCTCTTTACGACTAAAAAAGATCTGTTTTGA